In Myxococcus guangdongensis, the following proteins share a genomic window:
- a CDS encoding 3' terminal RNA ribose 2'-O-methyltransferase Hen1, whose amino-acid sequence MLLTLSTTHTPATDLGYLLHKSPHKPQSFDVTFGTAHVFYPEATEQRCTAALLLEVDPVALVRERKGPSGDGGALEQYVNDRPYVASSFLSVALSRVFGAALSGRSRERPELATQALPLTARLSVLPCRGGEPFLRRLFEPLGYTVTATRHALDETVPEWGPSRYFTVTLQGDKPLSDLLSHLYVLVPVLDDDKHYWVTEDEIDKLLRHGEGWLASHPEREVITRRYLRHQRSLAREAMSRLQEGEDTDVAEAVETARDEAEATLERRVSLDEQRREAVLTALVEQGATTVVDVGCGEGKLLRALLQERRFTRITGMDVSTRALEVAAERLKLERLPDFQRQRIQLLQGSLLYRDARLAGHDAATVVEVVEHLEPPRLAAFERVLFEWARPGVVVLTTPNAEYNVRFEGLAPGAFRHKDHRFEWTRAQFESWARRQAERFGYGVRFVPVGTLDVEVGAPTQMAVFTR is encoded by the coding sequence ATGCTCCTGACACTCTCGACGACCCATACCCCCGCGACGGACCTGGGCTACCTGCTGCACAAGAGCCCGCACAAGCCCCAGTCGTTCGATGTCACGTTCGGCACCGCGCACGTCTTCTATCCGGAGGCGACCGAACAGCGCTGCACGGCCGCGCTCCTGTTGGAGGTGGACCCGGTCGCGCTGGTGCGCGAGCGCAAGGGCCCCTCCGGCGACGGTGGCGCGCTCGAGCAGTACGTCAATGACCGGCCCTACGTGGCCTCGTCGTTCCTGAGCGTGGCGCTGTCGCGCGTCTTCGGCGCGGCGCTCTCCGGTCGCAGCCGCGAGCGGCCCGAGCTGGCCACCCAGGCCCTGCCGCTCACTGCGCGACTGTCCGTGCTGCCGTGTCGTGGGGGCGAGCCCTTCCTGCGGCGCCTCTTCGAGCCGCTCGGCTACACCGTCACGGCCACCCGGCACGCGCTCGACGAGACGGTTCCGGAGTGGGGACCCAGCCGCTACTTCACGGTGACGCTCCAGGGCGACAAGCCGCTGTCGGACCTGCTCAGCCACCTGTACGTGCTGGTGCCGGTGCTGGACGACGACAAGCACTACTGGGTGACAGAGGATGAGATCGACAAGCTCTTGCGCCACGGCGAGGGCTGGCTCGCGTCGCACCCGGAGCGGGAGGTCATCACGCGGCGCTACCTGCGCCACCAGCGCAGCCTCGCGCGCGAGGCGATGTCGCGCCTGCAGGAGGGCGAGGACACCGACGTGGCCGAGGCGGTCGAGACTGCGCGCGACGAGGCCGAGGCCACGCTGGAGCGCCGGGTCAGCCTGGATGAGCAGCGGCGGGAGGCCGTGCTGACGGCGCTCGTCGAGCAGGGCGCGACGACGGTGGTGGACGTGGGCTGCGGCGAGGGCAAGCTCTTGCGGGCGCTGCTCCAGGAGCGGCGCTTCACGCGCATCACCGGCATGGACGTGTCCACGCGGGCGCTGGAGGTCGCCGCCGAGCGCTTGAAGCTGGAGCGGCTCCCTGACTTCCAACGACAGCGCATCCAACTGCTGCAAGGCTCGCTGTTGTACCGGGACGCGCGGCTCGCGGGCCATGACGCCGCGACCGTGGTGGAGGTCGTCGAGCACCTGGAGCCGCCCCGGCTGGCCGCGTTCGAGCGGGTGCTGTTCGAGTGGGCGCGTCCGGGCGTCGTGGTCCTGACGACGCCCAACGCCGAGTACAACGTGCGCTTCGAGGGCCTGGCCCCGGGCGCCTTCCGGCACAAGGACCACCGCTTCGAGTGGACGCGGGCGCAGTTCGAGTCCTGGGCGCGGCGGCAGGCGGAGCGCTTCGGCTACGGCGTGCGCTTCGTCCCCGTCGGGACGCTGGACGTGGAGGTCGGCGCGCCGACCCAGATGGCGGTGTTCACACGATGA
- a CDS encoding polynucleotide kinase-phosphatase, whose product MKLSIPELSLVLLVGPSGAGKSTFARKHFLSTEVLSSDTCRGLVSDDENDQDATRDAFEVLRYVAAKRLARGRLTVIDATNTQPEARKPLVALAREFHVLPVVIVLDVPEATCHARNESRPNRQFGVRVVRHQLQQLRQSLRGLEREGFRHVHILKPEQLEDLVIERQPLWNNRKQETGPFDIIGDIHGCLDELLLLLTKLGYVVTPRMEGAPGFDVRPPEGRKVVFLGDLVDRGPGIAGVLRLVMGMVEAGTALCVPGNHEIKLMRKLRGGDVKMSHGLAESMEQLEREPPEFRAQVVKFIDGLVSHYVLDGGKLVVAHAGLKESMQGRGSGKVRDFALYGETTGETDEYGLPVRHDWASEYRGTAMVVYGHTPVPEAEWLNNTLCVDTGCVYGGKLTALRYPERELSSVQAARVYCEARRPPGIGGAPAALTAQQQNDDVLDVADVLGKRIVSTGLMRNITIREENAAAALEVMSRFAVHPKWLIYLPPTMSPSETSARPGLLEHPEEAFAYYQREGVLEVVCEEKHMGSRAVVVLCRDADVARRRFGLEGDERGACYTRTGRRFFHDEALEAAFLARLGAAFDASGFWVEHQTDWACLDCELMPWSLKARELVREQYAAVGAAALASVGAAREVVAQAAARGLDVSGLVSRFESKADSVERYVAAYRRYCWPVSSLEDVRLAPFHLLATEGAVHTDKDHVWHMESLAKVCRADAGWLVATPYRVVSLADAGEMEEATRWWESLTAGGGEGMVVKPRAYVARGRKGYLQPAIKCRGPDYLRIIYGPEYTAPEHLSRLRQRGVSTKRSLAMRELSLGLEALERFVRREPLRRVHECVFGVLALESEPVDPRL is encoded by the coding sequence ATGAAGCTCTCCATTCCCGAGCTGTCCCTGGTCCTGCTCGTCGGCCCCTCGGGTGCCGGCAAGTCCACCTTCGCGCGCAAGCACTTCCTGTCGACGGAGGTCCTCTCGTCCGACACGTGCCGGGGCCTGGTGTCCGATGACGAGAACGACCAGGACGCGACACGCGACGCGTTCGAGGTGCTGCGCTACGTCGCGGCGAAGCGCCTGGCGCGCGGCCGGCTGACGGTCATCGACGCGACCAACACCCAGCCCGAGGCGCGCAAGCCGCTGGTGGCGCTGGCGCGCGAGTTCCACGTGCTGCCGGTGGTCATCGTCCTGGACGTACCGGAGGCGACCTGCCACGCGCGCAACGAATCGCGGCCCAACCGCCAGTTCGGAGTCCGCGTGGTGCGCCACCAGCTCCAGCAACTGCGCCAGTCCCTGCGTGGCCTGGAGCGCGAGGGCTTCCGCCATGTCCACATCCTCAAGCCCGAGCAGCTCGAGGACCTGGTCATCGAGCGGCAGCCGCTGTGGAACAACCGCAAGCAGGAGACGGGCCCCTTCGACATCATCGGCGACATCCACGGGTGCCTGGATGAGCTGCTGCTGCTGCTGACGAAGCTGGGGTACGTCGTCACGCCGCGCATGGAGGGCGCTCCCGGCTTCGACGTGCGTCCGCCCGAGGGCCGCAAGGTGGTGTTCCTGGGCGACCTGGTGGACCGGGGCCCGGGAATCGCCGGGGTGCTGCGGTTGGTGATGGGGATGGTGGAGGCGGGCACGGCGCTGTGCGTGCCGGGCAATCACGAGATCAAGCTGATGCGGAAGCTGCGGGGCGGCGACGTCAAGATGTCCCACGGCCTCGCCGAGTCGATGGAGCAGCTCGAGCGCGAGCCCCCGGAGTTTCGCGCGCAGGTGGTGAAGTTCATCGACGGGCTGGTGTCTCACTACGTCCTGGACGGCGGGAAGCTGGTGGTCGCGCACGCGGGGCTCAAGGAGTCCATGCAGGGGCGAGGCTCGGGCAAGGTGCGCGACTTCGCGCTCTACGGAGAGACGACCGGGGAGACGGACGAGTACGGGCTGCCCGTCCGCCACGACTGGGCCTCGGAGTATCGAGGCACGGCGATGGTGGTCTACGGCCACACGCCCGTGCCCGAGGCCGAGTGGCTCAACAACACGCTCTGCGTGGACACGGGCTGCGTCTACGGCGGGAAGCTGACGGCGCTGCGCTATCCGGAGCGGGAGCTGAGCTCCGTGCAGGCGGCGCGCGTGTACTGCGAGGCGCGCAGGCCGCCCGGCATCGGAGGCGCACCGGCCGCGCTGACGGCGCAGCAGCAGAACGACGACGTGCTCGACGTGGCGGACGTGCTGGGCAAGCGCATCGTGTCCACGGGGCTGATGCGCAACATCACCATCCGTGAGGAGAACGCGGCGGCGGCGCTGGAGGTGATGAGCCGCTTCGCGGTCCACCCCAAGTGGCTCATCTACCTGCCGCCCACGATGTCTCCGTCGGAGACGAGCGCGCGGCCCGGGCTCCTGGAGCACCCCGAGGAGGCGTTCGCCTACTACCAGCGCGAGGGCGTACTGGAGGTGGTGTGTGAGGAGAAGCACATGGGCTCGCGCGCCGTCGTCGTGCTGTGCCGCGACGCGGACGTGGCCCGGCGGCGCTTCGGGCTGGAGGGCGACGAGCGGGGCGCGTGCTACACGCGGACCGGGCGGCGGTTCTTCCACGACGAGGCGCTGGAGGCGGCGTTCCTGGCGCGGCTGGGCGCGGCCTTCGACGCCTCCGGGTTCTGGGTGGAGCACCAGACGGACTGGGCTTGCCTCGACTGCGAGCTGATGCCGTGGTCGCTGAAGGCGCGGGAGCTGGTGCGCGAGCAGTACGCGGCGGTGGGCGCGGCGGCGCTGGCCTCGGTGGGCGCGGCGAGGGAGGTGGTGGCCCAGGCGGCGGCGCGAGGGCTGGACGTGTCGGGGCTCGTGAGCCGGTTCGAGAGCAAGGCGGACAGCGTGGAGCGGTACGTCGCGGCCTATCGACGCTACTGCTGGCCGGTGAGCTCGCTGGAGGATGTGCGGCTCGCGCCGTTCCACCTGCTGGCGACGGAGGGCGCCGTGCACACGGACAAGGACCACGTGTGGCACATGGAGTCCCTGGCGAAGGTGTGCCGCGCGGATGCCGGGTGGCTCGTGGCCACGCCCTATCGCGTGGTGTCGCTGGCGGACGCAGGCGAGATGGAGGAGGCGACGCGGTGGTGGGAGTCGCTGACGGCGGGGGGCGGCGAGGGCATGGTGGTCAAGCCCCGGGCCTATGTGGCGCGAGGCCGGAAGGGCTACCTCCAGCCGGCCATCAAGTGCCGGGGGCCCGACTACCTGCGCATCATCTACGGCCCCGAGTACACCGCGCCCGAGCACCTGTCGCGCCTGCGCCAGCGGGGCGTGTCCACGAAGCGCTCGCTGGCGATGCGGGAGCTGTCGCTGGGGCTCGAGGCGCTGGAGCGCTTCGTTCGTCGGGAGCCGCTGCGACGCGTGCACGAGTGTGTCTTCGGCGTGCTCGCGCTGGAGAGCGAACCGGTGGACCCCCGGCTGTAG
- a CDS encoding cupin domain-containing protein yields the protein MSEFSIKRFSAPDEHRPFAGHGHADILRFDEDTTVGRVVFEPGWKWSVDVKPLAGTDSCQAAHACYIISGRMGIRMDDGTELEAGPGDVAIIPPGHDGWVIGDEPCVAVDFEGMGHYAERGASQGRARVQSSTPQPPGVH from the coding sequence ATGAGCGAGTTCAGCATCAAGCGATTCTCCGCGCCCGACGAACATCGACCGTTCGCCGGCCACGGGCACGCGGACATCCTGCGCTTCGACGAGGATACGACGGTGGGCAGGGTCGTCTTCGAGCCGGGCTGGAAGTGGTCCGTGGACGTCAAGCCGCTGGCGGGGACCGACTCCTGCCAGGCGGCGCACGCCTGCTACATCATCAGCGGGCGCATGGGCATCCGGATGGATGACGGCACCGAGCTCGAGGCGGGGCCCGGGGACGTGGCCATCATCCCGCCGGGACATGACGGTTGGGTGATTGGCGACGAGCCCTGCGTCGCCGTGGACTTCGAGGGCATGGGCCACTACGCGGAGCGCGGCGCCTCCCAGGGCCGCGCCCGCGTGCAGTCCTCCACCCCGCAGCCGCCGGGCGTTCACTGA
- a CDS encoding AI-2E family transporter → MKDSGRQLPVYVPARTVWAVGLQVLLLAVCWLVLRSLYPLLTLLAVVLLLSLALDPLVRRLERWGVRRGLGVAAVALLLLGLMGVMVGTLVPALVQQLEALVQSAPGLLEKLSQSKWLQELGTRYGFELKPEELLRFEPLDLAGRAVGVLSSSLGLLAGGITVVALTVFGLLFGNELYESILQWVAPRRQHHVRQLVSRMREAVSNYIAGTLLVMTIGGVVAAIVALAQGVPYFLPLGLAVMVLGVIPYIGSIISGVLVSLTTLATVGFRSAVIALVIFVVYNQIESNVLGPMVQRRAIRMNPLLISLVVLCGGALAGLLGAVIAVPLAAAAQVLLQEVLRERQLRFKRAHRREHSRRQVGKGAVEEGLLLAGPMEGGEPPSTEHEHGERH, encoded by the coding sequence ATGAAGGACTCAGGACGCCAGCTCCCTGTCTACGTGCCCGCCCGCACGGTGTGGGCCGTGGGGCTGCAGGTGCTGTTGCTCGCGGTCTGCTGGCTGGTGCTGCGCAGCCTGTATCCGCTCCTGACGCTGCTGGCCGTCGTGCTGCTGCTGTCGCTCGCGCTGGACCCGCTCGTGCGCAGGCTGGAGCGCTGGGGCGTGCGTCGGGGCCTGGGCGTGGCGGCGGTGGCGCTGCTGCTGCTCGGGTTGATGGGCGTGATGGTGGGGACGCTGGTGCCCGCACTGGTGCAGCAGCTGGAGGCCCTGGTCCAATCCGCGCCGGGGCTCTTGGAGAAGCTCTCCCAGTCGAAGTGGCTCCAGGAACTCGGAACACGCTACGGCTTCGAGCTGAAGCCGGAGGAGCTGCTGCGCTTCGAGCCCCTGGACCTGGCGGGTCGCGCCGTGGGCGTGTTGTCCTCCTCCCTGGGGTTGCTCGCCGGCGGAATCACGGTGGTGGCGCTCACCGTGTTCGGCCTCCTGTTCGGCAACGAACTGTACGAGAGCATCCTCCAGTGGGTGGCGCCCCGGCGGCAGCACCACGTACGCCAGCTGGTGAGCCGCATGCGCGAGGCGGTGAGCAACTACATCGCCGGCACCCTGCTCGTGATGACCATCGGCGGCGTGGTGGCGGCCATCGTCGCGCTCGCCCAGGGCGTGCCGTACTTCCTGCCGTTGGGGCTGGCGGTGATGGTGTTGGGCGTCATCCCCTACATCGGCAGCATCATCAGCGGCGTGCTGGTGAGCCTCACCACGCTGGCCACCGTGGGGTTCCGCTCGGCCGTCATCGCGCTGGTCATCTTCGTCGTCTACAACCAGATTGAGTCCAACGTGCTGGGCCCCATGGTGCAGCGGCGCGCCATCCGGATGAACCCGCTGCTCATCTCGCTGGTGGTGTTGTGCGGTGGCGCCCTGGCGGGGCTGCTCGGCGCGGTCATCGCCGTGCCGCTGGCCGCCGCCGCGCAGGTGCTGCTCCAGGAGGTCCTCCGCGAGCGGCAGCTGCGCTTCAAGCGCGCCCACCGCCGCGAGCACTCGCGCCGTCAGGTGGGCAAGGGCGCGGTGGAGGAGGGGCTCCTGCTCGCGGGGCCGATGGAGGGCGGTGAGCCTCCCTCGACGGAGCACGAGCACGGCGAGCGCCACTGA
- a CDS encoding ArnT family glycosyltransferase: MRRFVVSARELWQRHPMALGVAVTFSLSLLLRWLYLQSAPDRAWPFSIFFYGDSRFFHTYALEHARGLASSATLPYHPPLFPWLLGLLYRVLGEPQGNAYPYKLCLAALSAGTVALSWTWWRGLLGTAWSFVGAGLFAASFGWLVLSTTYSNEVLYAFFLTATLALVLRHRAGPTPVGAVLLGLAMGLGSLTRAEHLYLWPFFLAWAWLYRGSTPLKSLATRWGAAVLVSALVLAPWALRNARVLQDLNASTPSLEPLPVLAPVTVYGPINFAMANHAGATGGFTPDSVNQLGQDGHLDVANTAQRHLLLHGYAVGLSWMREHPADAARLWSAKLGRWLDGLSLGLGASNLPSGLSGSRAPVDLFVPEGGGLKWLLVALLLAGVLLSVTPRWRDFSLLSLVVLHRALITAAFFGYTRGLLTIFPALIPLLLLPLVALTARRPALALRVPAAAGILLLLLWVEAGALALGAPRGFMASGSTDRTSGKLIQDDWVRIWPK; this comes from the coding sequence ATGCGCCGGTTCGTCGTCAGCGCGCGGGAGCTGTGGCAGCGACACCCGATGGCCCTGGGTGTCGCGGTGACGTTCTCACTCAGCCTGCTCTTGCGCTGGCTGTATCTGCAGTCCGCGCCGGACCGAGCCTGGCCCTTCTCCATCTTCTTCTACGGCGACTCGCGCTTCTTCCACACGTACGCGCTCGAGCACGCCCGGGGCCTCGCGAGCTCCGCCACCCTGCCCTACCACCCGCCCCTGTTCCCGTGGCTGCTGGGCCTGCTCTACCGCGTGCTGGGCGAGCCCCAGGGCAACGCCTATCCGTACAAGCTGTGCCTGGCCGCGCTCAGCGCTGGCACCGTGGCGCTGTCGTGGACGTGGTGGCGGGGCCTGTTGGGCACCGCGTGGAGCTTCGTCGGCGCGGGCCTGTTCGCCGCGAGCTTCGGCTGGCTGGTGCTGTCCACCACGTACAGCAACGAAGTGCTCTACGCCTTCTTCCTCACCGCCACGCTCGCGCTCGTGCTGCGCCACCGCGCGGGGCCCACGCCCGTCGGCGCCGTGCTGCTGGGGCTCGCCATGGGCCTGGGCTCACTCACCCGCGCCGAGCACCTGTACCTGTGGCCCTTCTTCCTCGCGTGGGCCTGGCTGTACCGGGGCTCCACGCCGCTGAAGTCACTGGCCACGCGCTGGGGCGCCGCGGTGCTCGTGTCCGCGCTGGTGCTCGCCCCCTGGGCCCTGCGCAACGCGCGCGTGCTCCAGGACCTCAACGCGAGCACGCCCTCGCTGGAGCCCCTGCCCGTCCTGGCGCCCGTCACCGTGTACGGCCCCATCAACTTCGCCATGGCGAACCATGCGGGCGCCACCGGCGGCTTCACCCCGGACTCCGTCAACCAGCTGGGCCAGGACGGCCACCTGGACGTGGCCAACACCGCCCAGCGCCACCTGCTCCTGCACGGCTACGCGGTGGGCCTGTCGTGGATGCGCGAGCACCCCGCCGACGCCGCGCGGCTGTGGAGCGCCAAGCTGGGCCGCTGGCTGGATGGACTGAGCCTGGGCCTGGGCGCGTCCAACCTGCCCTCGGGCCTGAGCGGCTCGCGCGCTCCCGTGGACCTCTTCGTCCCCGAGGGTGGCGGGCTCAAGTGGCTGCTCGTCGCGCTGCTGCTCGCGGGCGTCCTGCTGTCCGTGACGCCCCGCTGGCGTGACTTCAGCCTGCTGTCGCTCGTCGTCCTGCACCGGGCGCTCATCACCGCCGCCTTCTTCGGCTACACGCGCGGCCTGCTCACCATCTTCCCCGCGCTGATTCCATTGCTCCTCCTGCCCCTCGTCGCGCTCACCGCGCGAAGGCCCGCGCTCGCCCTGCGCGTGCCCGCAGCCGCAGGAATCCTGCTGCTCTTGTTGTGGGTGGAGGCCGGGGCGCTCGCGCTCGGCGCACCGCGCGGCTTCATGGCCAGCGGCAGCACGGACCGCACCAGCGGCAAGCTCATCCAGGACGACTGGGTGCGCATCTGGCCGAAGTAA
- a CDS encoding endopeptidase has product MRHTQVSAACLALLLSGTSWAVQPPQAGPSAVADKAFFKPEFYLPIQNMPLQQAQQTLDKAAVGGWDDFFKRNGKDFRVHIDPRTGTPSGVEGVYPIIPGKGVRNRVTLDSVREAIGRSVAEVDESVVGDLVFKYIADNQAAFNLDVMQMSAPRVTKINDNLWQVHIGQVVNGIPVRHARIAATISHGNLVLVGTEAWATVGIETRPALSAGDALVAGNGFVGLNTSPQGLWQQPTLEIAPVAPEGESFAGAVGTGYKHQLVYAYGFQDPDGHQRWKVTVDANSGETLAIEDDNHYFDAQINGGIYPSTNIGTCADNTVCGTIKPNSPMPWANTGLASPNNFTDGAGIFAYSSGTVTTSLAGRYVRVSDSCGAVNVSSTTGNIALGGVNNDHDCTVPAGTSAGNTAASRSSFYELNKLAEQARGYLPNNTWLQQQLLANVNINSTCNAFWNGTSVNFYRSGGGCRNTGEIGAVFDHEWGHGLDDFDANGSLSSSSEGYADIAAIYRLQTSCVGYGFFHTSNPGCGQTPDGSGYNQQESQVSGYKWCDTRCSGVRDSDWGAALYATPSAPTLVPAPPATPQNFVCPMCSSGTGPCSKQVHCAASPARQAAWDLVARDLTAAPFNYDSNTAFIVGNKLFYQGSGNIGAWHACNCSGGTSDGCGSTNGYMQWLAADDDNGNLNDGTPHMTAIYSAFNRHNIACNTITPVNSGCSSGPTAAPTHTATPGDGQVALNWTASAGATEYWVMKTEGMGCDFGKAKVATVAGTTYTDTEVANGREYCYSIVPASSNACYGAASACSCATPVCAAPGVATLSTPSNGATGAELATVLDWNDVTGSSTYEVQVSTSAAFTTLVASANSLVGSTWTVTPSLNVNTTYYWRVRANNSCGGVGTWSTASSFTTRGCVALSAPTLATPADGATGVATATALDWADVPSAATYEVQVSTDAGFGTLAASATGLTTSNWTVSPNLNSATTYYWRARAADVCGTSAFSTARSFTTSTVCTPTVATFDTVRQAPTCGAVCGCDTGPTLVNGRGTLSSGTEPNQPNTINDSCADGASGTYHSDESIDRVVIKTVDQGPFAAGKQVTVEVTVWCYSTGSSDFFDLYYTTNATTPTWTALVTNVVCPAGGVQKLTHTFNLANTAGTHAIRPQFRFTGTASSCASGIYNDRDDMVFTVGAAVASADSGKSTTSQGRAAPAGR; this is encoded by the coding sequence ATGCGCCACACCCAGGTGTCAGCAGCATGTCTTGCCTTGCTCCTGTCAGGGACGAGCTGGGCGGTCCAGCCCCCCCAGGCAGGACCGAGCGCCGTCGCAGACAAGGCCTTCTTCAAGCCGGAGTTCTACCTTCCCATCCAGAACATGCCGCTGCAGCAGGCCCAGCAGACGCTGGACAAGGCGGCGGTGGGCGGCTGGGACGACTTCTTCAAGCGCAACGGGAAGGACTTCCGCGTCCACATCGACCCTCGCACCGGAACGCCGTCGGGCGTCGAGGGTGTCTACCCCATCATCCCCGGCAAGGGCGTGCGCAACCGCGTCACGCTCGACAGCGTGCGCGAGGCCATCGGCCGCTCCGTGGCGGAGGTGGACGAGTCCGTCGTCGGGGACCTGGTGTTCAAGTACATCGCGGACAACCAGGCCGCCTTCAACCTCGACGTGATGCAGATGAGCGCGCCGCGCGTCACGAAGATCAACGACAACCTCTGGCAGGTGCACATCGGCCAGGTGGTCAACGGCATCCCGGTGCGCCACGCGCGCATCGCGGCCACCATCAGCCACGGCAACCTCGTGCTCGTCGGCACCGAGGCGTGGGCGACGGTGGGCATCGAGACCCGCCCGGCGCTGTCGGCCGGTGACGCGCTGGTCGCCGGCAACGGCTTCGTGGGCCTGAACACCAGCCCCCAGGGCCTGTGGCAGCAGCCCACGCTGGAGATCGCCCCCGTCGCGCCGGAGGGTGAGTCCTTCGCCGGCGCCGTGGGCACCGGCTACAAGCACCAGCTGGTCTACGCCTACGGGTTCCAGGACCCGGACGGCCACCAGCGCTGGAAGGTCACGGTGGACGCGAACTCGGGCGAGACGCTCGCCATCGAGGACGACAACCACTACTTCGACGCGCAGATCAACGGCGGCATCTACCCGTCCACGAACATCGGCACGTGCGCGGACAACACCGTGTGCGGCACCATCAAGCCCAACTCGCCCATGCCCTGGGCGAACACGGGCCTGGCCTCGCCGAACAACTTCACGGACGGCGCCGGCATCTTCGCCTACAGCTCCGGCACCGTCACCACGTCGCTCGCCGGCCGCTACGTCCGCGTGTCCGACAGCTGCGGCGCCGTCAACGTCAGCTCCACCACGGGCAACATCGCCCTGGGCGGCGTGAACAATGACCACGACTGCACCGTGCCGGCCGGCACGTCCGCGGGCAACACCGCCGCGTCGCGCTCCAGCTTCTACGAGCTCAACAAGCTGGCCGAGCAGGCCCGCGGCTACCTGCCCAACAACACGTGGCTGCAGCAGCAGCTGCTCGCCAACGTGAACATCAACAGCACGTGCAACGCCTTCTGGAACGGCACCTCCGTCAACTTCTACCGCAGCGGCGGCGGCTGCCGGAACACGGGTGAGATTGGCGCCGTGTTCGACCACGAGTGGGGCCACGGCCTGGATGACTTCGACGCCAACGGCTCGCTGTCCAGCTCCAGCGAGGGCTACGCGGACATCGCGGCCATCTACCGCCTGCAGACCTCCTGCGTCGGTTACGGCTTCTTCCACACGTCCAACCCCGGCTGCGGCCAGACGCCGGACGGCTCCGGCTACAACCAGCAGGAGTCGCAGGTCTCCGGCTACAAGTGGTGCGACACGCGCTGCTCCGGCGTGCGTGACTCCGACTGGGGCGCGGCCCTGTACGCCACCCCGTCCGCCCCGACGCTCGTGCCGGCGCCCCCGGCCACGCCGCAGAACTTCGTGTGCCCCATGTGCTCCTCCGGCACGGGCCCCTGCAGCAAGCAGGTGCACTGCGCCGCCTCGCCCGCGCGGCAGGCCGCCTGGGACCTGGTCGCTCGTGATTTGACGGCCGCGCCGTTCAACTACGACTCCAACACGGCGTTCATCGTCGGCAACAAGCTGTTCTACCAGGGCTCCGGCAACATCGGCGCCTGGCACGCCTGCAACTGCTCGGGCGGCACGTCCGACGGCTGCGGCTCCACCAACGGCTACATGCAGTGGCTGGCGGCGGACGACGACAACGGCAACCTGAACGACGGCACGCCGCACATGACGGCCATCTACAGCGCGTTCAACCGTCACAACATCGCGTGCAACACCATCACCCCGGTGAACTCCGGCTGCTCGTCCGGCCCCACCGCGGCGCCCACGCACACCGCGACGCCGGGTGATGGCCAGGTGGCCCTCAACTGGACGGCCTCCGCGGGCGCGACGGAGTACTGGGTGATGAAGACCGAGGGCATGGGCTGTGACTTCGGCAAGGCGAAGGTCGCCACCGTCGCCGGCACCACCTACACGGACACCGAGGTCGCCAACGGCCGCGAGTACTGCTACTCCATCGTCCCCGCGTCCTCCAACGCCTGCTACGGCGCGGCGAGCGCCTGCTCGTGTGCCACGCCGGTCTGCGCGGCGCCGGGCGTCGCCACCCTGTCCACGCCGTCCAACGGCGCCACCGGCGCGGAGCTGGCCACGGTGCTGGACTGGAACGACGTGACGGGCTCGTCCACGTACGAGGTGCAGGTCTCCACCAGCGCCGCGTTCACCACGCTGGTGGCGTCCGCCAACTCGCTGGTGGGCAGCACCTGGACGGTGACGCCGTCGCTCAACGTGAACACCACCTACTACTGGCGCGTGCGCGCGAACAACTCGTGCGGCGGCGTGGGCACCTGGTCCACGGCGTCCAGCTTCACCACCCGCGGCTGCGTGGCGCTCTCCGCGCCCACGCTCGCGACCCCGGCGGATGGCGCCACGGGCGTGGCCACGGCCACGGCGCTGGACTGGGCCGACGTGCCGAGCGCGGCGACCTACGAGGTCCAGGTCTCCACGGACGCGGGCTTCGGCACCCTCGCCGCCTCCGCCACCGGACTGACCACCAGCAACTGGACGGTGTCCCCGAACCTGAACAGCGCCACGACGTACTACTGGCGGGCCCGCGCGGCGGACGTCTGCGGCACGAGCGCGTTCAGCACCGCGCGCAGCTTCACCACGTCCACGGTCTGCACGCCGACGGTCGCCACGTTCGACACCGTCCGTCAGGCCCCCACGTGCGGCGCGGTGTGCGGCTGCGACACCGGCCCCACGCTGGTCAACGGCCGCGGCACGCTGTCCTCCGGCACCGAGCCGAACCAGCCGAACACCATCAATGACTCGTGCGCGGACGGCGCCTCGGGCACCTACCACAGCGACGAGAGCATCGACCGCGTCGTCATCAAGACGGTCGACCAGGGTCCCTTCGCCGCGGGCAAGCAGGTGACGGTGGAGGTCACGGTGTGGTGCTACAGCACTGGTTCCTCCGACTTCTTCGACCTGTACTACACGACCAACGCCACCACCCCGACGTGGACGGCCCTGGTCACCAACGTGGTCTGCCCGGCGGGCGGGGTGCAGAAGCTCACGCACACGTTCAACCTGGCCAACACGGCGGGCACGCACGCCATCCGTCCGCAGTTCCGCTTCACCGGCACGGCGAGCTCGTGCGCCAGCGGCATCTACAACGATCGCGACGACATGGTCTTCACCGTCGGCGCGGCCGTGGCCTCCGCCGACTCGGGCAAGTCCACCACGTCGCAGGGCCGCGCGGCGCCCGCCGGCCGCTGA